In Melanotaenia boesemani isolate fMelBoe1 chromosome 1, fMelBoe1.pri, whole genome shotgun sequence, the genomic window TGACGTCATGATGGTAGACCACATCAGCTGCCAGCACATAGTCGTACCGATAGACAGATGAAGGGTAGGTCTGTTCCAAGTCATAGCCCTGAGACAGAGCTGCCACCTGGGGTGTGTGTCTGCAGCGGCCCCTGGTGTTCCTCATCAAATTGGCTCTGAGGTTACCCAACATCTCTGGTAGATCTGTAGCTGTGACTGAAGCTCCTAAAGATGCAGAAATAAGACTTGCATTACCATGAACATAACGATAAGGAGTTATGTCTGCTTAAAGAGAAGGTATTCAAACTTTAAGTTAAAGCATAGCTAATATTTTTAgcgatttattttaattctgcaAATTTGTTTTCACATAATGCCATaaatttgacaataaaaataaaactaatgccaggggtggcgtggctcagtgggtagagtggtcatcttgtagccaggggttgccggtttgatccttgGCCTGTTGAGTTCATGCTGAGGTGttcctgagcaagacaccgaacacCAAATTGTGCCTGATGGGTcttggttagcgccttgcatggcagcttccgccatcagcaTGTGAATGtgggtgtgaatgggtgaatgtgacgtaggatgtaaagagctttgggtatcattccaggtacactaaagcgctatataaacacagaccatttaccattttgatTAATTGCTGCACATTCAAAAGCCCTGGGAGCACAGGCCTTATGCACTACTGTCAGGTTTTATGTTACAGTAAGTGGAGCAACTGCTCACCCAGCAGGCTGGCCACAATGGATACCAGTCCTGTTCCTGCTCTCAGCTCCAGCACCTCCTTCTCCTGCAGGTCAACTGTTTGCCTGTTGTTTTCTAAGAAGTAGCACAAAGCCAACGCCTGCAGGTCAGAGAAGGGTAAGAAAGAGCAATTGACTGTGGTGAtgtgaagaaaaacaagctttttGGTCATTTAGAAGTGTTGTTGGAAATACTTACAGCTGGCCACATCATTCCTCCATATGAATCTATAGTTTCATGAATAACAATATCCTGCCCAACATAATGGTAAACATCCTTCCCAATGCTGCAAATTACACTGGGAACCCAGTTCTGCTGCATCACTTTCTGTTTCCTCAATTCTTCTCCTGAGGAAAGAAATAGAATGAAGCTTCAGCTTAATCaaacacagcaaaaagaaaTGACACTTAATGTACTCATGGCTGTGTCACATATAATTTGGAAAAGTTCATGAATCAGTGGCTACGTATTTAGAAATTAAAAAGCACATTACATGCTATATTATTGTAGGTggaccaaagaagaagaagaagaaaaaaacttactGCAGTGGACAGAAGAAGTCTGCTTCTCTTCCTTATATGTTCAAGTCAGCAGTGATTGCAGGGCATTGGCTGTCTAGTATCTCTGAGGACAGTTTATAATAGTTTTGGCTTCACTATCTTTTAGCCTCATGTGTCTTACATCTCAAATTGAATTTATGCTACTCCTGCCAGTCTCAGTAAAAGTCACCAAGCTGTTTGTTAAGAGTCTGATGTCAAAATGAAATACCTTCCTTCATTTGGAGAAGGACTTTGGCAAAGTCAGAGTTCAGCAGCTGTTAATCATCTGAAAGTcatctgggtttttgtcatgaaaacaaaaatatgttcatgttcattaaGTAGTTTGGGTGTGACACCCCACCTTTCCCCCTCCCACATCTCTGCCTGCAAACAGATTAAAGCTGTTGTGTCTCTGCTTTGCTATAATATGCTATAAAACAACAGAGTGGTTCTGAAGAAGATTGCatgtaagaaaaataatcagaatgTTAATGGATTTATTATCTAGTGTTTCtaatttttatctatttattttattctactttGTTACTCCCAGCTCAAAAttatttctctgcatttaacccatcctagttgctaggagcagtgggctgccagatttcACGGCCCAGGGAGCTGTTGGgagttaagggccttgctcagaggcccacagtggttttacCTTAAGcttggtacacacataacaaaacGATTTTGCCTCTTCACAACCTCTGACCGCAAAAGTctgatcatcgtgagatttccctgtcagattatcatttggtctgtggtgtgttactagccgatttgtcccaataatccACTCCAAAAAgagtcgtagccgacaattgggaatattgaacatgttcaatatttcagagacgatttctgaggaacgccggcgactcgtgcattctgactgcgtggatggtgacgtggtacggaatgtagccaatcagacagcgagctggctggggaacaaggaagtaaataaagtccatgttcacgccgtctccagtctgttatttttttcagttctgtatttgtctgttaacaacAGTTCCAAGACAagcatcattccctcgtcctatatatccccttccatgctgtgtgttgtgttttccggttgttgctatgtttcgtcttctttgtatttttgccggttgttgctatggttcttctacgttttgaCGTTTGTCCAGCTCGTAGGACTAGATTGCAGATAAGTTGAGGGACAgcattgttgtgtgtgtttttctgtgattacattttcggagcacaccacacacagtaagatcaaaactgattttttatcttcacatgtgaggtctcaaccaggtaaaaaatcttataagattaaaaaattgttatgtgtgtgccAGGCCTTAGAGGAGGTGTCAGAGGTGAACTCAGGAATGTCTTTGTTTGTTAACATATATAAGTCCACTGGTTTAAATGCTCAGTGGGATTCTCAAAAACTggccagagacctcacagatgcacagatctgtttaagatgtcactttttgtaataaaccaccATTTATTATACATCAAGCTGGCATCAAGAGCTCTTCTTTTTTACTTCTCAActatttttgtcacatcacctgcttccacGAATAAAACGCAAAATGGCATCACCAGCCAGACATGAAGGTCACAACAAGCATCTTCAACTGGCTCCAggactttctgactggcaggCCTCAATCTTTCAGGATCAGGAACAGGATTTCATCCAGCATCATCACTAACACTGACACACCACAGGGGTGTGTCCTCAGTCCCAATCTCTACACCTTTTTCACCCATAACTGTGTGGCCTCCCACAAGGACAACACCATCCTGAAGTCTGTAGATGACACCGCTGTGACAGGGCGCATCACTGGTGGGGACGAAgcagcctacaggagggaggtggcctctctggtgacgtggtgtgaggacaacaacctcaccctcaacacggacaagaccaaggagatgaaagtggacatgaggaaggagaggaaccctCATCAGCCACTACTTATCCGCaggctggaagtggagagggtgagcagctttAAATATCTGGGGGACCACATCAGCGAGGATCTCACGTGGACActcaacaccacacagctggtgaagagagctcagcagcggctgtacttcctgaggaggctgaggaagttcGGCATGTCACCAAAGTTCCTCAGAAACTTCTACAGCTGCGTTGTTGAGCCCATCCTGACCAtctgcatcaccgtgtggtacggtAACTCTACTGTCACGGACCGCAAACGCCTACAGAGTGGTGAAGACCATCAGAACTGCGCTgccctctctgcagagcatctaccagCACAGAGTCCACAGGagagctgcctccatcatcaaagacccctcccacccccaacATGGACTGTTCGCTCTCCTCTCCAATGCACAATTCAggagtctgaaatgcaggacatccagactcagaaactctttcttaCCCTCTGCCATCAGACAACAGCTGATAGGACTCTGTAACAACGGCCTGTACCCTGCACACTAACTCCGCCACAGTAACTGCAATATTGTTAActgtttttatgtgtcttattacaTATTATAGATATTGCACATGCACATAccgtctacctcatgacagtttttttgcacagctaatcattcattgttgaatgtggcacaacagtttatgtagcacactgcacatttatgtacataaaatatttactcagagttttttttttaaatccttttatcttatctttatcTTTGACTACTAttgttttaagctgtttttcttctatttataatcttttatgaCATTCAGTGTTGACGGCAAAGTAAGGatttcagggaaacttgtttccttactggcCAAATGACAATAaccactttgaatcttgaatcttgaatcttcaGCTGGCTGGCTGGTGGCTCTCTGTTTGACAAGGGTTTATGTCTCTCAATGTATAGTTGCAGCCCAATGCACaatgcatacatacaaacaacTAAAAGCACCTAATGAGTTAAGGAATTACAAATGAGAGCAGGACagagataaaacacacacaaataaaaacagattgaCCATTGTGATGCATTAGTTATTGTCTAATTTAAATGGTTAGAACTGTCATacttcaaaataatttaaatggcaTAACCCATCTGTTTCAGTTCAGTCAAAATCAGCTCAGTTTATTTAGCACCAGTTTTACAACAAAAGTGATCTTCAGGCACTACAGAATTTGCAAAGCAGCTGTTTAGCCAAGGGCACAATGAGGAGCTTTTTTTTGCCTCCACTGTCCAGTCCTTGCACTTGTAGTTCAGACTAGTTTTTCATCTGATCTGTTCCTCACTGCTTGAGGAAATGAATCCCATTTCCTTGTGCTCTTGTAATGACACCAAATATCTCAAACTCCCTGCACTATGAAGTTGAATTCTTGCAATAAGCAAATAGTCTTGAGAtgttttaacatataaaattaatgtttttaccCACAGATGACTCACCTGAAATATCTTCATGACTTGAAGCAATGCCCATTGATTCTTTTGTTTCAGCCTCTTCACAGATCTCCTCTCTGAGGTCCACCATCTCTTCcatctcttcttcctcatcacTATAAACGTAATTTATCTCTCCTTCCTCATCACCTCTTTCAGCTCCTAACATGTCAGATTTATGTTCCTGATTGATACAATTATCAGCTTCAATGTGTTTTAGCTGCTCTGCTTTGCTCATTTCATCCTCTTCTATCTGTCCTCCCTTCTCCTGGCCCAGCAGATCTTGGATTTCCTCCctcacatcatcctcttcctGTCCCTCTCTACTCGTTGCCATGAAGATCTTCATCTCCCCATCTTCAACCAGTAAACTTGTTTGAAAGGTCTTTTTAAAGTTCTCAGTGAAAGTCATATCAGTTTCAAACCTGACTTTGTTGGCCCAGATCAAAGTTGTTCCTGGTTTGCAGAAGTGCTTCATGGTGGCCAGCAGCTCACCCAGGAAGTCATGATGGTAGACCACATCAGCGGCCAGCACGTAGTCGTACCGATAGACAGATGAAGGGTAGGTCTGTTCCAAGTCGTAgccccaggacagagctgcCACCTGTGGTGTGTGTCTGCAGCGGCCCCTGGTGTTCCTCATCAAATTGGCTCTGAGGTTACCCAACATCTCTGGTAGATCTGTAGCTGTGACTGAAGCTCCTAAAGATGCAGAAATAAGACTTGCATTACCATGAACATAACGATAAGGAGTTATGTCTGCTTAAAGAGAAGGTATTCAAACTTTAAGTTAAAGCATAGTTAACATTTTTGgtggtttattttaattctgcaAATTTGTTTTCACATAATGCAATaaatttgacaataaaaataaaactttttgatTAATTGCTGCACATTAAAAAGCCCTGGGAGCACAGGCTTTGTGAACTTCTGTCAGGTTTTTagtcccaatccaggtcctcaggacccctgccctgcatgtttaggatgtaaccctactttaacaccagaattaaataaataggttGTTAACAGTCTGCAAAGAACTTGGTGAGGAAGTTCATTATTTGAAACAGGTATGATGGAGTAGGAACatgtctaaaacatgcagggcagtgggtcccaaggacctggattgggaaacactgtgTTACAGTAAGTGGAGCAACTGCTCACCCAGCAGGCTGGCCACAATGGATACCAGTCCTGTTCCTGCTCCCAGCTCCAGCACCTCCTTCTCCTGCAGGTCAACTGTTTGCCTATTGTTTTCCAGGAAGGAGCACAAAGCCAACGCCTGCAGGTCAGAGAAGGGTAAGAAAGAGCAATTGACTGTGGTGACGTGAATATAAACAAgctttttggtcattttgtcATTTAGAAGTGTTGTTGGAAATACTTACAGCTGGCCACATCACTCCTCCATATGAATCTATAGTTTCATAAATAACAATATCCTGCCCAACATAATGGTAAACATCCTTCCCAATGCTGCAAATTACACTGGGAACCCAGTTCTGCTGCATCACTTTCTGTTTCCTCAATTCTTCTCCTGAGGAAAGAAATAGAATGAAGCGTCAGCTTAATCaaacacagcaaaaagaaaTGACACTTAATGTACTCATGGCTGTGTCACATATAATTTGGAAAAGTTCATGAGTCAGTGGCTACGTATTTAGATGTAAAAAAGATCATTATATGCCATATTTTTGTAGGTGgaccaaaaaagaagaagaaaaagaagaagaagaagaagaagaagaagaaaaaaaaacttactgcAGTGGACAGAAGAAGTCTGCTTCTCTTCCTTATATGTTCAAGTCAGCAGTGATTGCAGGGCATTGGCTGTCTAGTATCTCTGAGGACAGTTTATAATAGTTTTGGCTTCACTATCTTTTAGCCTCATGTGTCTTACATCTCAAATTGAATTTATGCTACTCCTGCCAGTCTCAGTAAAAGTCACCAAGCTGTTTGTTAAGAGTCTGATGTCAAAATGAAATACCTTCCTTCATTTGGAGAAGGACTTTGGCAAAGTCAGAGTTCAGCAGCTGTTAATCATCTGAAAGTcatctgggtttttgtcatgaaaacaaaaatatgttcatgttcattaaGTAGCTTGGGTGTGACACCCCACCTTTCCCCCTCCCACATCTCTGCCTGCAAACAGATTAAAGCTGTTGTGTCTCTGCTTTGCTATAATATGCTATAAAACAACAGAGTGGTTCTGAAGAAGATTGCatgtaagaaaaataatcagaatgTTAATGAATTTATTATCTAGTGTTTCTAATAGTATTAGAAACATTTCCCAGCCAGCTGTTGCTAGCGAGCCTTTGGATGGAAGCTGTTGCAGTGCTCTAAGTTTAGCCTCGAGCATCTTCAGCTGGTTGGCTGATGGCTCGCTGCTTGACAAGGGTTTATGTCTCTCAATTTTCAGTTGCAACCCAATGCACaatgcatacatacaaacaacTAAAATACTGCATGAGTTAAGCAATTACAAATGAGAGCAGGACagagacaaaacacacacaaatataaacagaCTAACCATTGTGATGCATTAGTTATTGTCTAATTAAAATGGTTGAAACTGTGTCATActatataataatttaaatggcATAACCCATCTGTTTCAGTTCAGTCAAAATCAGCTCAGTTTATTTAGCACCAGTTTTACAACAAAAGTGATCTTCAGGCACTACAGAATTTGCAAAGCAGCTGTATAGCCAAGGGCACACTGAGGAGCTTCTTCTTGCCTCCACTGTCCAGTCCTTGCACTTGTAGTTCAGGCTAGTTTTTCATCTGATCTGTTCCTCACTGCTTGAGGAAATGAATCCCATTTCCTTGTGCTCTTGTAATGACACCAAATATCTCAAACTCCCTGCACTATGAAGTTGAATTCTTGCAATAAGCAAATAGTCTTGAGAtgttttaacatataaaattaatgtttttaccCACAGATGACTCACCTGAAATATCTTCATGACTTGAAGCAATGCCCATTGATTCTTTTGTTTCAGCCTCTTCACAgatctcttctctgaggtccACCATCTCTTCCATTTCTTCTTCCTCATTGCTATCATGGTCATTTATCTCTCCTTCCTCATCACCTCTTTCAGCTCCTAACATGTCAGATTTATGTTCCTGATTGATACAATTATCAGCTTCAATGTGTTTTAGCTGCTCTGCTTTGCTCATTTCATCCTCTTCTATCTGTCCTCCCTTCTCCTGGCCCAGCAGATCTTGGATTTCCTCCctcacatcatcctcttcctGTCCCTCTCTACTCGTTGCCATGAAGATCTTTACCTCTCCATCCTCAGCCAGTAAACGTGTGTGAAAGGCCTTTTTAAAGTTCTCAGTGAAAGTCAGATCAGTTTCAAACCTGACTTTGTTGGCCCAGATCAAAGTTGTTCCTGGTTTGCAGAAATGCTTCATGGTGGCCAGCAGCTCGTCCAGGAAGTCATGATGGTAGACCACATCAGCTGCCAGCACATAGTCGTACCGATAGACAGATGAAGGGTAGGTCTGTTCCAAGTCGTAgccccaggacagagctgcCACCTGTGGTGCGTGCCTGCAGTGGCCCCTGGTGTTCCTGCACAAGTTGACCCTCAGGTTGTTAAGCACTTGTGGAAGGTCTGTAGCTGTGACCCAGCCGCCTGAggacagagaagaaaaacagtaatAACTTCATCGGTTTGTGCTTGAGAACAGGTTCACATCTGCTGACATACCGAGGAGTGCCGCTACTACAGACACAAGGCCAGTTCCTGCCCCAATCTCCAGGACCGCTTTGTCCACAAGACTGCACTGGTCACGATGTGTGTCAAGGTACTGACAAAGAAACAGAGCCTGAGAGCAACAACAATATTCTTTCAGTAAATACTAATTACGCAGCATTGTGACTTTTAATAAAAGTTGCCAATTATCAAATAGTCAGGATCATTTATCAAACATCATCTtcgtatttatttattctttaaaggATATGGTGTGGGGACTTAATTTATTGCAGATGATTTTAATCCAGTCAACTAAGTTTTGTGTCCTCTCctcttatatttttattttataaacaaactaaaaaaaaaaaaaaacatccataagCAAAAACCaatcaagtaaaacaaaaacaaccttaACCCTgagaattttaataatttatggatccatttttaaaagcttttcttgTTATAGCTTTAACAAGAAAAATTGTACTTAGAAGTCCCAAAAACTGCATTACTGAATTATCGGGATGAATTATGAAGCTGTCTACTACACTGTTCTAGTGGTGGTGGATCTTTCTGCCACATTTAATTTAACCAATCGATATTCTCTATTCACAAGGGTCCATTCTGGGCCCTTTATAACTTTCCATGTACAGTTCCAGTCAAAGCTTTGGACACACTTTTCAATTAAATCCAATGGGTAGATGCATCCAAACTTTTGAGTGATAGTGTACATGCTACTACTTGGTCAGATTATTGGCAAATCAAAAATGTTGTTCCATTTTTATGTAGATGACATCcagatttatttatcattacgTCCAGCAGACCTCATCTCAATTATAGCTATTCACAACCTCACTTGATTAAATGCaacatacaataaataagaCAGAGGTGATAATTGCACAGGAAGCATAGAGAATCCATAATCAAACATTAATATCTCATGGCTATTAAAGCATTCACAATTATTTtttcctattctattctattctacagtcatttagcagatgcttttatccaaagcgacttacatttgagagtaagaacaacacaagcatgaattcaaacaagatgggacgtcataattaagtgattttttttaaatctggaaaTATAGTTAGTTTAAGACCTCAATGGGTCAAAACATTTCAGCAACATTATAAActaactttaaataaattaaatgcaaactGACCTCTGTCAGCACTGTCAGAACTTGCCTATTCTGATCCAGATTAGTGCAACTCATTATTTGGTGGGTTGCCACAGAAATAACTGAACTGTTTCCAGCTTGTACAAAATTCTGCAGCAAGGGTTCTAACGAGAActaaaaaacattgaaatattATAACCTCACCTCAGTAGTTGCTGGTGATATTTacaattgattttaaaatcaaattgcCCATATTTAAGTCACTGACCATCCTACATTGTTGACCTTTTCACCCCTTACATCCTTGCTTGTGCTCTCAGATTGGCAGAGCAACTGTTGCTCACTGACCTTGGGATAGACCTGGAGACCCAGATTGGAAAAGTATTTACTGTAAGAGTTTCATAACTGTGAAGTAATTTCTGCTCAACACAAGCTGCCTCTGTGTCATCATTTCAAACTCTTTCAAAAgcaaaattttctttaaaatgatttagttTATTCTAcaatttatctgatttattgTTAACAATCAAAAACTTTACAACTTATGGTGCAAATATGTATTATTTTGtcacaatattttaaaagtatCAGAATTTAGGTATTGAAATATTGCAAGCTGTATGATATCAAAGTAATGATAATTTGTGTGTGTCTCAAGAGATTGAGAGTTCCTCTAAAATACAGATTAgatataagattaaaaaatgtctgaaaaagtgCCACTCACCGCCGGCCATATCATGCCTGCAAAGGAGTCAAGAGCCTCTTCGATGATGATCTCCTGCCCGACGTAGCTGTACACCTCTTTACCTGCTCTGTAGTAAAAACATGGAGTCCAGACAGCTGGTTTTTGTTTCTCAACAGCTGATTCCTCTGTTTGTGAATTATCTGAAAGATATAAAAGTCACTCTCTCAGATCTGTAACTTTTATATCTTTGATTCATTCACATGAATCAAATGTGATTCACAATGTCGCTGTTACCTTTTGTCTTCTCTTTATCTCCTTCATCCCCAGCTTCCTCATTTGCCACATGATTTCTTTTCTCCACAAAGGACGTGGACAGGGTATCCATGTAATAAGTTGTTTACTACTGGGTAAACAGGGAATGTGAGTATATGAAAAAGAATAGATATTTTGTACAAATAAGATATTCTTGTTCTAAAATATTCAGTCAGCACTTCTCTCATTGCTTCTTTAAATCCAGTGAATATTTAGTAGCAAGTATCTTACCTTTCACTTTTAACctacctgctgctgttttaatgGCCACTGAAAGATCTTAAGAGAAGGCAAACTGCATCTGGAGGCCACCAAGTGTGAGGTTATAGACTCAGCATCCTGCAGGACacacccatcatcatcatcacaaggGCATGAGGGTATTTTTAGAGCTATgccaaaaagaaataaacacacgcATGATACAAGAGCAGAGCACATGCATATTCAAACACAAAGATAAGTCGATGAGGGAGCCAAAAGGAGAGgaagagcgagagagagagagagagagagagagagagaatgaaggGAATGTCATGATATCACCAGTCATGGGTCTTTGCCTCCAGGGGTGACTTAAGGACTTCTCTGCTGGTGGTCTGCGGTCTGTAACCTCAAACTGCATATATCATGAAGAAATGCtaagattttaaaaactgaCTAACTTTTCTTGACAATCTGTACAAACcataaacaatttgaaaatgAGTGTGTGCTCCAATAACTCCAGATATTGCATGTTGTGCTGGTTATCAATTTTACTTGGTAGTCTACAAATAGTCTCAGGGACACATAGGCGGATCAGCCTGTCTGAAGACCAGGCCAATACATGATTTGTGTTGGCTTGATAACATCTTGGCAATGTGAGTGTCGTTACTAAACCATGTGCAAAATACGAGCTGGATTGGATCATTTGGTAGCACTTTACTGTGAGTCCCACTGTTTAGCAGTCATATTTTGCATGTAGATGTTTTAAGACACTTTatgatgtaaatgtttaaaaaacaagtgTTTAGCAACTGCTGTATCAAATGATAACTAACCATGAATGAGGAAAAACAGTATTACTAATAAGTATTATCACCCTGACTTTACACTTCAAGATAACTGAAGACGAGAGAGTCTCACTGGGCAACAAAATTAATTTAGAAATTATGTATGCAGTCTGCCAAGGGTCCATGTTGAGTTTACTTGCTTACTTGAGTGCAATGGCCTCAATTACTTCAGCAGAGATGGGAAGTAACAGGATCAGACTGGCATGCATCCCTGTGTATCaagctcttaaaaaaaaaaagaaaaaaaaaaaaaagatggctcCAGTAACATCAGCCTCATTTAGATCTCCTTCACTTACATTTAAACATGAGGTAACACATCTCAGTGTCTATAATAATCATCTACAATCATACTAAACCTTCCAAAATTTGTAATCCACCTTGGACTTTCAGGTACTTTCAGACATTAACAGAGAGCACACGGTGGTTAAGTCATTGTCCAGCTGATTAACATAAAGCAGCATTATTTGGAGTGGAAAAGATGGGAGTTTTTGAGTTTGATCGTAGGCAGGATTTTAGCTCTACTCCAGTGAGAGGTTGTCAAGGCTGTTGAAAGAGTGATAAAGAAACTGATATGTCTACAAAGGCACATGTAATCTTCAGCTGTTGTGCATTTGTTTGATTGACAATGGCACTGACATCCGCTGCCATCAGTTTAGACAACCTCTTCCACTTTAATCCAGCTCAGCTTCTCTTGCTCTGCAGCCAAATAACATATCCACTAAATGGGcaaaaagacaagaaattaTAGGATCTGGAATAAAAAAAGTATCAGATTTAATAGCTCACATTAATAGCAAATGATTCTGCCCTACTCTTTCCAAGATAATCAAGCTAACTGGTGAGATTCCAAATTATGAAAAAACTTTGTGCAGCATGACAGTAGCGTTCATGTTACAGTAGGAGCACACATCCTACCTTGTATGGATGTGATCTTTAATGTGACCTCCGTAAAATGTTTTGCTGGTGACTTGTTGTTTAGTAAAGTCttattaatgtgaaaaaaatacaacaatggTGTCAAGAATGAAACTGTTTACTTCATGTTACAGATATGTATTTGCTTCAGTTGTTGGATGAGTCATCACAGGTGATGAAAGAAAGTTTCAAATGCATTACAGTTTCAAATTACAGCGTGCCTGTGTGCTACAATGAAAAGGGTGGACTTCATATTTCTACAGTTTAGGAATGATTTACT contains:
- the LOC121636939 gene encoding uncharacterized protein LOC121636939 isoform X2 → MIWPAALFLCQYLDTHRDQCSLVDKAVLEIGAGTGLVSVVAALLGGWVTATDLPQVLNNLRVNLCRNTRGHCRHAPQVAALSWGYDLEQTYPSSVYRYDYVLAADVVYHHDFLDELLATMKHFCKPGTTLIWANKVRFETDLTFTENFKKAFHTRLLAEDGEVKIFMATSREGQEEDDVREEIQDLLGQEKGGQIEEDEMSKAEQLKHIEADNCINQEHKSDMLGAERGDEEGEINDHDSNEEEEMEEMVDLREEICEEAETKESMGIASSHEDISGEELRKQKVMQQNWVPSVICSIGKDVYHYVGQDIVIYETIDSYGGVMWPAALALCSFLENNRQTVDLQEKEVLELGAGTGLVSIVASLLGASVTATDLPEMLGNLRANLMRNTRGRCRHTPQVAALSWGYDLEQTYPSSVYRYDYVLAADVVYHHDFLGELLATMKHFCKPGTTLIWANKVRFETDMTFTENFKKTFQTSLLVEDGEMKIFMATSREGQEEDDVREEIQDLLGQEKGGQIEEDEMSKAEQLKHIEADNCINQEHKSDMLGAERGDEEGEINYVYSDEEEEMEEMVDLREEICEEAETKESMGIASSHEDISGEELRKQKVMQQNWVPSVICSIGKDVYHYVGQDIVIHETIDSYGGMMWPAALALCYFLENNRQTVDLQEKEVLELRAGTGLVSIVASLLGASVTATDLPEMLGNLRANLMRNTRGRCRHTPQVAALSQGYDLEQTYPSSVYRYDYVLAADVVYHHDVKGELLATMKHFCKPGTTLIWANKVRFETDLTFTENFKKTFHTHLLVEDGEMKIFMATSREGQEEDDVREEIQDLMGQEKGGQIEEDEMSKAEQLKHIEADNCINQEHKSDMLGAERGDEEGEINDHDSNEEEEMEEMVDLREEICEEAETKESMVIAPSHEDISGEELRKQKVMQQKWVPSVICSNGKDVYHYVGQDIVIYETIDSYGGVMWPAALTLCYFLENNRQIVDLQEKEVLELGAGTGLVSIVASLLGASVTATDLPEMLGNLRANLMRNTRGRCRHTPQVAALSWGYDLEQTYPSSVYRYDYVLASDVVYCHGLMDELMATMKHFCKPGTTLIWANKVRFETDLTFIENLKKAFHTRLLAEDGEMKIFMATSR
- the LOC121636939 gene encoding uncharacterized protein LOC121636939 isoform X1, producing the protein MDTLSTSFVEKRNHVANEEAGDEGDKEKTKDNSQTEESAVEKQKPAVWTPCFYYRAGKEVYSYVGQEIIIEEALDSFAGMIWPAALFLCQYLDTHRDQCSLVDKAVLEIGAGTGLVSVVAALLGGWVTATDLPQVLNNLRVNLCRNTRGHCRHAPQVAALSWGYDLEQTYPSSVYRYDYVLAADVVYHHDFLDELLATMKHFCKPGTTLIWANKVRFETDLTFTENFKKAFHTRLLAEDGEVKIFMATSREGQEEDDVREEIQDLLGQEKGGQIEEDEMSKAEQLKHIEADNCINQEHKSDMLGAERGDEEGEINDHDSNEEEEMEEMVDLREEICEEAETKESMGIASSHEDISGEELRKQKVMQQNWVPSVICSIGKDVYHYVGQDIVIYETIDSYGGVMWPAALALCSFLENNRQTVDLQEKEVLELGAGTGLVSIVASLLGASVTATDLPEMLGNLRANLMRNTRGRCRHTPQVAALSWGYDLEQTYPSSVYRYDYVLAADVVYHHDFLGELLATMKHFCKPGTTLIWANKVRFETDMTFTENFKKTFQTSLLVEDGEMKIFMATSREGQEEDDVREEIQDLLGQEKGGQIEEDEMSKAEQLKHIEADNCINQEHKSDMLGAERGDEEGEINYVYSDEEEEMEEMVDLREEICEEAETKESMGIASSHEDISGEELRKQKVMQQNWVPSVICSIGKDVYHYVGQDIVIHETIDSYGGMMWPAALALCYFLENNRQTVDLQEKEVLELRAGTGLVSIVASLLGASVTATDLPEMLGNLRANLMRNTRGRCRHTPQVAALSQGYDLEQTYPSSVYRYDYVLAADVVYHHDVKGELLATMKHFCKPGTTLIWANKVRFETDLTFTENFKKTFHTHLLVEDGEMKIFMATSREGQEEDDVREEIQDLMGQEKGGQIEEDEMSKAEQLKHIEADNCINQEHKSDMLGAERGDEEGEINDHDSNEEEEMEEMVDLREEICEEAETKESMVIAPSHEDISGEELRKQKVMQQKWVPSVICSNGKDVYHYVGQDIVIYETIDSYGGVMWPAALTLCYFLENNRQIVDLQEKEVLELGAGTGLVSIVASLLGASVTATDLPEMLGNLRANLMRNTRGRCRHTPQVAALSWGYDLEQTYPSSVYRYDYVLASDVVYCHGLMDELMATMKHFCKPGTTLIWANKVRFETDLTFIENLKKAFHTRLLAEDGEMKIFMATSR